CTAGGAACTTATCTCTGGTGGTATCCGGCAATTTATCGGCTAAATTTTGCTCGAAAATGCAACTGAAAACCTCTTGTTCTGGCAGTGCAGTTGGTACGCCGACGATGACTATCCGGGGCCTGCGTTTACGGGGCTCATCGATGGTCAGGTCTGCAGGTGTTTTTTGAAACTGTTCCTTGAGCTTCTCTATATCAGCCTTGGATTCCGTGCTAATTATTACGTCGCCATTTTTAACCTTGCGTAAAGCTCTGACGTGAAGCTTCATCTGCTCAGGTTTAATAAGTTTTTGGACAAGGTTTTTTGTCTCCTCACTTGATTTCAACTTGTCAGTAGGGTAAATTGCTACTGAGCTCAAATTAGCGGGTTGGACCAGGTTTTTGGAGGTACATCTGACTATATCGGCGAAGGAGGGCGAGTTCGGGGAAGGAGAGCAGGTTTTCGAGGACTTCTCTATCGATTCCTGTAGGGCCTGGATACTGCACAATACTGTCTGGTTGTCTTTAAGGGAGTCAATAGTGTTGCGCTGCAGGCGAGCCGTCTGTTTCAGAGACTGATACAGGACTGCCATTTGATATGTTCCTGAAGAAACTCCGCGGCAGATGCCGTGTACACGATTTTTTTGGTCCGAGTTTAATTTTCCTTCCTTAGCAATGGTGCATATCTCATTGAGGGACTGCTCGATGTACTTTATCCAGTACTGTATATCATGCGTCGATAGTACTTGCTCTTGGTCGCTGGGCGCTTTTGCATTCTCTTCAGCAGCGGGCGTCGGCACAGGGGTAGATGGAGGACTACGCTGTATTTTTGAACTCCTGCCAAAGGGGCTCTGGCCGTTACTATCCATTTCAATAAGTTATTTAGTTACTATTTAAACTAACATAGTCAATAAGTCTGCATAAACACGCGTGACATAGAAACGCACTTGATGCATTCGCGATCGCGATCTGGGGCAATATTTTTGCACACGATTTAATTTGCGAGAAACAATTATAGCACGTCCGTTCGCAACGACCGATGTTTAATGAAACCTATGACGTCATTGAGGGGTTTGAAgagaaatgagattttttttgataaaattataagtaattttacatgtcactccaataataaataattcttatTAACTAAACAGACTAGTATATTGCTAGGCCCAATTAGTGAGTTAGGTACATCTTTTTATCTTATAGTTAAGTTAATGAGTTAGAGTGAGAAGATTTAGGTAGAAACCGTCGGACCAACAGACCCGCTAAATAAACTTTAGTGTTTATGATAAGGGGCTTATTTGATAATTGGAAATTACCGATCACATACTTTTTATCAAGCACTAATGTAAGTGCTGAaacattaaaaacaatattaaaatcAGTTATTAGTAAGCTATTCGATCATGGACTGTTACCTAAAGCGATCACTTGTGATCAAGCTACTATAAATCAAAACGTATATATAGTAGTAGGTGTCACCTACACGAGCCCATTTTTTTTCGTCAACGGAAGAAAAGTGTTTGCCATTTTTGACGTGTCCCATTTGTTAAAAAACATAAggaataattttataaatacataataattttgGATGTGATCAGATTGGAGAAATGAGTTTTCAAGATGTAGTCAAAACGTATGAATTGgacaaaaaatcaaataaaattagAGTAGTATATATTTGGGAAGTTTAAACCACTTTCATTTCGTTCGAGCGATTCTCGCTCAAACTCATTCCAGTGGTCTAAACTCCCAAATACATCCTAACcctcaaatatctgggcaagaATTGTATCATCATCGTTAGGAAGTTTAAACCACATCGATATCGTTTTGCTATAATAATCGCGTTTGCATGATCATGTTAGCCATACCGTTGGGAAGTTTAAAATCACTTCATACCGTTCGAGCGTTTCGCGATCGAAATCGTTCCAGTGCTTACAAACTCATATATCCGGGCTCTCAAACATCGGGCTAAGATTTTTTCTATGTTACATACTATTCAAATTACTTGTCGTCTCTTGAAACTAAGGTGTTTTGAGAGCACTTTATTTGAATCTTCAGTGAATATCAGTTATAAGAACacgttataaaatgtatgtttctTGAAAAAAGATGCAAAAGCTTAACGCAACTCACTCTCTGAGGTGGCCAGTCCCAGAGTGCGAGTCTCTTCCAAGCGAATGCTCGGTTGACTATGGCGTTTTCACACAACATGTCTGATCAACTCGTCAGCGTCACAGAACATGAATGGACCTCCAAGGTGCTCAACCCCGGCGTAAGGCCGCATTTTACGTGCATCATTTAAGTACAATCCTCTTCAGGCATGGAAATCCATATATATCGACCGCGTATATACAGAGTTTCCCTAAGTATCTGATTCAACATTGCACACAAGTCGGTTGGCCAATTCCGAAAAGTGTGAACGTTGGAGTCCCCGGTCGTCGAGACTCATCAACGTCGTCTATAAGGCGTTTATTTATACGAAGTAACATCAAAAACTTTGATAGTGCGATGTAGACCTATCGTTTATAATAAACGAAGTAAATACCACCTTTTGATTAACAATTGTGGACTTTGTAATTAAACAGTAAAAGTCTGAAACGGCAGAAAATACACTATAGTCTTATTTTGCTATGTCAAGGGGGAATGTAATCAgatcatatttattatcattgatgTTTTACTGCAAGTgcggcctctattagtgagggATGGTACTAACTAGCTACTTCGTTAATTAGATGCTTCTAAGGCATCGTGTTAtccaatatattattatgctaggTTGCGCTAATTTCCATAGATGTCGTTCACTATCGTTTCCATAGTAAGGAGCTTCCTTCAATGGTTCCAACTAAACAAATCTCATGGGTTCATTTAGTTAAGCACTCAACAAAAGGAGCCTATTTGAGCAAAACAATTATTTCATAATGACTTCGAACTATGTATGTTTATTGGAACAAGAGTTTTAGACTGTTTGTATTAGGAGGATAAATACTTAATAGATGCACATAAATATATTGTAACGTCATTATATATTTgctaaattattacttttaataGCAATAGTCTAAagtcttatttaaaaaatatggatatttttatctgatataaacattttcattcattcatttaaagacgaagagaaaaaataataataagcacTTCACAGAAATGTTGGCCATTTttgagattcgaacccaggaccatccaTTTTATAGGTACTGTTAAGTACTGCTACTTAGCCGATCATCAAGGTTCGTGTTGCGAAAATGCAACGTCATATCCATATGTTATTCTAATTAGGTATTCTGCATTGATTGCACTAATTGTTAAAAACAACATCTAACATTTCGTAATTTCGAAACAGATGTAAATTGTTATAGGATACTTGCGTTAGCATAGTATTGGCATAAATATAGGGTTGCCGCCGGCACGTATTTGGTGATTTATGATTATTGGTGATATGATAAAGTAACATTATCATAACCGGGATAAACACCTTAATCTCTTTATTCACTGTTTTGGATGTTTCATCAGCGCAAAACATACGTTTTAAAACCAATGTTTTCTTGTTAGGTGTTTAACTTATTCTAagtacactaaaataatatgtttGAATATTGGCTTTTAAACCAAATtgagaataattacaaaaataatttagtagtaTAAATTACTTTAGCAACATGTTATCTTGCCGCTATGGAGTGATTTCTTGAATAAGATTACCTACACCTAAGATACCACTATCACTTAATCACTTAATAAGTGTGCCTCGATTTTGCATTTTAAACACCGTAGTATATTAAGCTAGTCATACAAATGGCTTACATGCATTTATTACGAGTACTAGTAAAATGAGGACTGTGACACCCCTGATTCGTTTAGTAAAATCATCaataaattgctattaataaaccatcattctaattgtttattcctTTGCTACTTTGCTCTTTACAGTGCACATTACGTACTCATACgtcttataaataataagttcgAACCACCGTCATTTCTACATATAACATGTAAGTAAGTGTTGTATTTTgtctttttataaattataatactagTTGCTCATGTGCAAGgtttaaaatgatttttttaatttacttttaggTCGGACTCCGAGTTTGAAACTATTGTACCCCTAAATAACAAGACTGGAGGTGCGAAAGCGAAAAAACCGGTGCAGAAAAGAAAGTCCGATGCTGCTAATAGGTAAAAAGATATGACACCTgcacgtacctacttacatattgTATGCGTTGCATACGTAAATTGTTTTTGATTATTACGTTTTattttacctacttacattatgaatttaaatttacaaattgttaaaatattttcaggtCCGATTCAGAACGAGAGTGGGAAGAAATTGACGCGGGGACCAAGAAGGTGAAGAAGCCTCGCCAGGCGAAATCTCCTAGGTATGTTACACATTTAAAATATGCATCTATTCGATTATTATAATTGTGACACCCACCTATGTTGtaatctgaaaaatattttttgttgccTTGTTTTgcattacttatattttattgtattatttacagGACTACTAGTGGAGCGTCTAAGAAAAAGACTGCCAGCAACCCCTTCGACGTCTTCGAGCTATTTCCTGATGACGAGGCATTTGCGAAAAATTGCCCTACACCAGACCAGCTACGCTCGTCTATAACTCAACGCGTGGCTGATGGATTGACTCGGCGTGCTGCTGATCTTGAGGGGGAGTTTTTCTTGGAGCTGCGAGTATACAACACCGCCGATATACGCAGTGAGTTAGCGGAGCATAAGTGGAAAAAGGCCCTTCTGGCAGTTAAAGCGCAAATAAATAACGATACTCCTCAGTGGGAATATCTACAAAAACTCACAAAGCATTTAAGAACTCTTTTTGACGATGCTGAAGTTACattttttcacaacaaaaaaggttaaaaattcagcattgtcaaaaataatttttaagtgtATATTTTGAACTGTATTCGGATACCAcacatatacatataggtacttactttagttagataaatacttattttactgttttatacGCGAATTTAGTTAGGTGGAACTAAAATGCCTTTTTGCTCTGCCTGTTCAATCCAAGTTCTGAAAAATAAATGGGTTGGTCATTTGAGAAGTactaaacacaaaaataattctTTAGTGGCAGTAACTGATGGCGTAATTGAGATTTCGTCTGCCTTTCAGGGTCGTATATCATCTTATAGAGTTTTCGGATCTGAAGAGCTAGAATTTGCTATACCTGAACAGTTTTTAGATAATTTAACGTCGAAActagaaaatattattgtgataccCAGGTGCTCAAGTGGGTTTATTGGTAGCATATGGTAATTAATTAATACCAATCTGAATGctttaactattatttattgtaataaattgaTACACAACAGCTTCACGTTAGTATATCTATCCCAAGAGAGGGAGGGGGGGACGGAGCAGGCGTTTAGTTACCACAACTCTCCCCCCAGCACATTTATAAAAAGAACAGAGTACTTAACCTTACCCTAATTATTACTTATAGCTAACATTTGATTAACATGGCGTTTTATGGTTCTCCCCTCCACCTGTACCATATATGTAACCCCTGGTGTCAGACACTCCTTGACCTCCCCCGCAATCCACTTTCGTTTTTTATCTCTATAATCTCTAACCATGACTTTCATTCCCACGTCAAACGTCACTTTTCGCTTTCCCCTACTGAACTCTACcaatttttcattatttatttgcaatctcGCACTTACAGGCTGTGGTCTAAGCAAGGAAAATCTAGTTCTTAACTCCCGCTGATACATTAGTTTCGAGGGGCTGACACCAGTTGCTCTATTTACACTTGTCCGATAATcgaataaaaataagtttatagCTTCCTCTAGTGACTTTCCACTggctattattttttttacatggctTTTAAAAGTCTGTACAAAACGTTCCGCGGCTCCATTCGTGGCTGGATAATAAGGTGGGGTGTaacttattttgatatttttagttttacaatAATCTTTAAATTCAGTACTTGTCCACGTTGTTCCATTATCCACCACCAAATGGAGCGGGTAACCATACCTGGAAAATAGTGTTTTAAAGACTTTCAATGTATTAGTGGCCGTTATATTAGACATTAAGTATGCTTCTGGCCACTTTGAAAAGCTATCTATTACCACTAGGAACATCTTACCACAGAAAGGTCCAAGAAAATCCGCATGTAAACGCTCCCAGACTGTATGGGCCTGTGGCCAGGGCGTTAAAGGTACCTTTTCGGGGGCCTTCCTGTTCTCTAAACAAATCATGCATGCATTTGTTATATCTGTGATATCCTTATCTATTGTTTTCCACCAAAAGTATGACCTAGCAATTTGTTTCATTCTATTTATTCCAAAATGGCTTGCATGTAACTCATTCATAACTAAATTCTGCAGGCTTTTTGGAATGATTACCCGTGTGCCCCACAGTAGGCAGCCCTGATCAATACTTAGTTCATTTTGTTTCTCATAAAAAGATTTTAATTCTTCATTTAACATTGTTTTATCAGGCCAACCATCAGTACAATATCTCATTACAGTTGATAGggtagtacatttttttgtttcttgttcCACCATTTTCCAATTTACAGTTTCAAAATTTGATAATGACAAGAATTTTAACACACTTATTTCACTACTATCTAATACTGGGTGACTAAAAGTACTATCGTCTGGTGTAGGATTGCGAGATAAGTAATCTGCTGGGTTACAATCAGTTTTTATGTGATGGATAGTGTAGTTAAACCCTGACAAGAATATAGCCCAGTGCTGTAGCCTTCGACATGCCATTTTTGGTATACCCTTTTTTGGGCCAAATATAGTAACTAGTGCAGCATTATCTGTTTGTAGTTCGAATGTTCGACCaaataaatattcataaaattttGTTATTCCAAAGATTATTGAAAATGCCTCTTTCTCTATGGTTGGGTACTTTATTTGGGCATCTGTCAACTTTTTACTTGCATAGGCTACTGGTTTCACTACACCATCCTCAGATCTCACTGAAAGGACAGCGGCCACCCCACAGTCTGAGGCGTCGCAGCTTAAAATTACTGGCAAGTCATTGCTGTAATGAGATAAAGTGACTGTTTTTGTTAAAGCTtcctttatttttaagaaagcCTTCTCACATTCAGGGGTCCAAATAAATTTTTCATTCTTTAGACAATTATACAAAGGTTGTAGTATTGTGGCCATATTCTTCAAAAATCGATTATAATAATTTACTTTTCCTAAAAAAGAACGtaacatttttatgttttcaGGTTGGGGTGCTTTTAATAAGGGttcaatattttctttaatcACGCGGATCCCTTCACCTGACACATGATATCCAAATACTGTTAGATGGTCTTCAAAAAACTTgcactttgatatttttaatttcagcTCTGCCTCTGTGAAACGTTCCAATACAGATTTTAGTCTTGAATTTATTTCTTCTATTGTTTTTCCTGCAATGAAAACATTATCTATATATACTTTCACACCTTCCAGTCCCGACAACAACTGAACAATTAGGCGCTGGAACGAGCCTGGCCCAGTACTGACACCATAGGGcagatataaatatttatatataccctTTTCAGTCACTATTGTAGTTAGTTCTTGTGAGTCTGTATCCAGTGGTGCTTGGAGGTAGGCTTCTTTCAGATCGAGCTCACAAAAACAACTATTTCCTtcaaaatttgacagtatgtcATTTATTGTCGGGAGAGGAAAATGGTCTATTTCTAGGTTAGGGTTCAAAGTTATTTTGTAGTCTCCACAGAGGCGTACTGAACCATCACCCTTCATTACTGGTACCACTGGTGTACCCCATTCGCTAAACTCCACTGGAGCAATACGGCCATTTTCTAACAGTCtatttatttctgtttcaaCCTTTGATTTTAATGCAAAGGGCACATTCCTAGCAGGCAAAAATTTGGGCTTGGCATTTGGTTttaattttagtgttatatttgCCTTTTTAAAATTACCCCAGCCTGGTTCAAATACAATAGGAAaatcttttttaattttgtctaCATAGGTCTGTCTATTTGAAGCAGTAGTACATATGTTAATATGTTGCTTTAGTTTTAATGGccataaatgtaatttttttaaccaATCCTTTCCTATTACCCTAGGACACCCATCTTCTACCACTACAAGGGACATGTCCTCAAATTTTGATTcattaaatataacattcaaattttttaataatCCAATTGGCCTTGAAATGGACTGGTCAAAATTCATCATAGTCAGTTTAGAGTTTTCTATGTTGATCTGCGAGAAAAATTTATTTCTGTCACTTTTATTTATTGTGGTGATGTCTGAACCTGTGTCCACTTCAAACTCAAATGGAATCCCTTCAATTTTAAGCTTTAAAAACATagatggtatttttttaaataacttacATCCCAAATTAAGTGTCTGATACATGTCATCTAGTTCATTATTTTCACAAACATCTTCCTCTTTTTCTTCAGAGCAAACTACAGTTTTTAGGCTTGGTTTCTTTTGAGGGCATAGCCTATAAATATGTCCCTTCCTGCCACATTCCGAACAGTACTTGAAACGCAAGGTACACTGATCCTTCCAATGGCCTGTCTTGCCGCAACACAGGCACTTTgactgttgttgttgttgttgtcggTTTTTTTGAGGCTGTTGGCTTGCCTTCCTACGATCCATTGAGAGCTTGAACACATCCACTGGCTTAGCTGATAGTTTAAAAGCCATCTCTGCTGTCTCCGCAACTGCTGTTAACTTTGCCAGAGACGCATCAGCCATCTTCAAAACTTCATACCTAATTGTTTCATTGTGGACGCCGTTCAACAATCTTTCCTTCAAGTGTTCGTCTACATCCGTAAAATCACAGTCTTTAGCCAATTTGCGAACAGCTAGCAGGTATTCTTTTATTGTTTCTCCTTCTTCTTGCTTCCTGTCCATGAACCTCGCTCTATGCACTGCTAGATTTATCttggggtggtaaaattcttgcAGTTTTTTACATAATTCCTCGTATGTGATATTAATTGGTAGTTTTGGGGCACATAACCCTGACAAAATGTCATAAACATTACTTGTTAATTTTGTTATCAAGAGAGGAACCTTTTTGTCTTCCGAAATATCGTGTAATAACATATAACAATTCAGTTGTTCTTCGTAACTTCTCCAATTTCCACCACTAAAGTTTTCCAAACTCGTAATAGGAAGCGTTGCCTGGTGTGACATGGTGTGACCCGTGTGGCGTGTTTTCACGTATTCTCGGAGCAACTTACGCAATTCGTCGATATTTGGATTTGGGTTTGTTTGTAATCCCAATTCTTGTACAAGTTTCGACAATGTATCCTTGGTTAATTCCTGCAACCACGCTGTTTGGCCACTTGCGATCTTGCTTTTAAATTCTTCTAGTGACATTATCAATTGTAAATTTCTTCATCGATTTTCAGTTTtatccaaaatcatgatcaatCATAAATCAATGGCGTATACCGTGTCTGTTTTACCGACAGAGTCGTGACACTGACACGGCGTTTTGATATTGCTTGAATGTTTGCTCTGCTTTACCGACTGGGTTCCTTTACTGTACTGTGTACTGTCAACCCGCTGTGTTGACTTTGACGTTTATGGATTGAGATGTTGATAACCTCTATTTGTGCAATGTTAACAATACATACAGTTTTACGTAGATTCGTAACCGCCTCGTCGCCAGTGTGATACCCAGGTGCTCAAGTGGGTTTATTGGTAGCATATGGTAATTAATTAATACCAATCTGAATGctttaactattatttattgtaataaattgaTACACAACAGCTTCACGTTAGTATATCTATCCCAAGAGAGGGAGGGGGGGACGGAGCAGGCGTTTAGTTACCACAATTATAAAACAGTGTTTGATAAAGCACGTGTGTTTAAAAATCAATTTCGagtattttggaaactttcttttatttaagAACAACCGGCAGGAAACAAagtcgtttacgacaaaaaacttCACAGTACATCAAAACTATACATTTTCTGAGTTATACCAAAAAGTTATAAAcgacataaaaaataacattgaaaattttgagcaGCGCGATAGTGGATGGACTTTCTTatctaatttatatttagaGGTTAATGTTAACAAATACCAGCCTCTGAAAGGATCTTCTTACATAGATTTACCTAAGTCTATTAAAAACAAGAAAGCTTGTATTAACATACAGAATAAAGATGAATATTGTTTTCTGTGGAGTATTGTTGCTGCGCTTTATCCCTCAAAAAATCACAAAGAGCGTACGGCCTCATACCCCTACTTTAAGAGGCCGGTTcgatgggtaaaaattcagtatctgtcaaattaccccatttacacacactaacgcacgtcacactcaccaacatacttttcgcacactaccgcaatttattggaagaggtcagtgaccctcatagaggaacttaagacaggtctatagttttactgaagatcagttgtaaTGTAACGTTacaatcccatcaaaaacattaaTGTGAAAtgtgagccaagttcaatattatataagtatgccttggttgttgacAATGTTGACgtaaacgacaaaatcattgaGATCTAaagggtgccaagttcaatggccagtcctcaattttttttataacaattgataacataaaatataatttcttatgCATTcattcgttaacacacacacacaaaataaacgttacaaataagAAGACGTAAACAAGAAGACGATGctacgaaatggtctaatcttccgatcagaccatccggtgaaacaatcacgatAGGTCACAAAAATTATAGAAAACATACATTATAGAAAATTACAGAAGCATATAGATTATAGAAGCAAGTtacattatataaaaaaaaaacacaaattatacTAGTACTACAGGCTTTTTAACCTAAAACtggtattaaaaatattaccacTTGTATCGTACCATCATATCGGGTCAGACACCGCTTGGCTGAACTTTAAACCGGCTATTgcaaccagcacgggaagcatggtcgcgcgatagacgataaaatatcaggccgtcactattagtaagtgcgatagggacggccagatgtttttatcatttatcgcgcgaccatgcttcccgtgctgcgcCACAGTGTAATGCTACGCTACGTGCATTAACGTGACAAACAAAACAAGTCGAAAGAACTgcaaatcacgcctgtatcccataaaggggtaggcagagcacatgaactactcaaatttcagtgccactctgctcaaatttcagtgctactcaaatttcagtgccaaggcaaaaaggggttgaaagacaacgaaaattgtgacatttcagtgacaggttg
The nucleotide sequence above comes from Leguminivora glycinivorella isolate SPB_JAAS2020 chromosome 18, LegGlyc_1.1, whole genome shotgun sequence. Encoded proteins:
- the LOC125235747 gene encoding uncharacterized protein LOC125235747 isoform X1, coding for MSDSEFETIVPLNNKTGGAKAKKPVQKRKSDAANRSDSEREWEEIDAGTKKVKKPRQAKSPRTTSGASKKKTASNPFDVFELFPDDEAFAKNCPTPDQLRSSITQRVADGLTRRAADLEGEFFLELRVYNTADIRSELAEHKWKKALLAVKAQINNDTPQWEYLQKLTKHLRTLFDDAEVTFFHNKKG
- the LOC125235747 gene encoding uncharacterized protein LOC125235747 isoform X2, with product MSDSEFETIVPLNNKTGGAKAKKPVQKRKSDAANRSDSEREWEEIDAGTKKVKKPRQAKSPRTTSGASKKKTASNPFDVFELFPDDEAFAKNCPTPDQLRSSITQRVADGLTRRAADLEGEFFLELRVYNTADIRISTCANIVTPRILLPMLKSGTPRHLKTHIQNLPTSMT